In Gordonia iterans, the following proteins share a genomic window:
- a CDS encoding acyclic terpene utilization AtuA family protein has protein sequence MKDVVRIGNASGFYGDRFSAVQEMLEGGELDYLTGDYLAELTMLILGRDRMKDPTLGYAKTFLRQMKENLALALDRGVQIVVNAGGLNPHGLAVALRELAADQNLDAQIAFVSGDDLSKRVDELGLGPALTANAYLGGFGIKTALTRGADVVVTGRVTDASLTVGPAAAAFGWGYDDLDALAGAVVAGHVIECGAQATGGNYSFFTEIPMGHLGFPIAELHPDGSSVITKHEGTGGAVTIGTVTSQLLYEVGGPRYFNPDVTARLDSVQLTQEAPDRVAISAATGEAPPDTLKVSLNNLAGTRNEITVILTGLDIEAKAALFEEQFRAALPDPPAELEFNLVRHDRPDSDNEEQASAMLHVVARDVDPAKVGRRFSNVAVELALATYPGFTLTGPPGNGSPYAVFEPGYVDAPLVEHRVIQPDGVSVVIDPSPARAAPTYDDDAPAPSSNTDWGTTRRVPLGMVAGSRSGDKGGSANVGLWARSDDEYAWLDEFLTTEKLKELLPEAAELTVKRYRLPNLRAVNFVIEGILGRGVAEQVRFDPQAKGLGEWLRSRHVPVPERFLG, from the coding sequence ATGAAAGACGTCGTACGGATCGGCAACGCCTCGGGTTTCTACGGAGACCGGTTCAGCGCTGTGCAGGAGATGCTCGAGGGCGGTGAACTCGACTATCTCACCGGTGACTACCTGGCCGAGCTCACCATGCTGATCCTCGGGCGTGACCGGATGAAGGACCCGACCCTGGGCTACGCCAAGACCTTCCTGCGCCAGATGAAGGAGAATCTGGCGCTGGCGCTCGATCGGGGCGTGCAGATCGTCGTCAACGCCGGCGGGTTGAATCCGCACGGCCTGGCCGTCGCCCTGCGCGAACTCGCGGCCGACCAGAACCTCGACGCGCAGATCGCCTTCGTCTCCGGCGACGACCTCTCCAAGCGCGTCGACGAGCTCGGTCTCGGGCCCGCCCTGACGGCGAACGCCTACCTCGGCGGCTTCGGCATCAAGACGGCCCTGACCCGCGGCGCCGACGTCGTGGTGACCGGTCGCGTCACCGACGCCTCGCTCACCGTCGGACCGGCAGCGGCCGCCTTCGGGTGGGGGTACGACGACCTCGATGCCCTCGCGGGCGCGGTGGTGGCCGGCCACGTGATCGAGTGCGGAGCGCAGGCCACCGGCGGAAACTACTCCTTCTTCACCGAGATCCCGATGGGGCACTTGGGTTTCCCGATCGCCGAACTGCACCCGGACGGCTCGTCGGTGATCACCAAGCACGAGGGCACCGGGGGCGCGGTGACGATCGGCACCGTCACCTCGCAACTGCTCTACGAGGTCGGCGGACCCCGGTACTTCAACCCGGACGTGACCGCGCGGCTCGACTCGGTGCAGCTGACGCAGGAGGCTCCGGACCGCGTCGCGATCTCCGCCGCGACCGGCGAGGCGCCGCCGGACACGCTCAAGGTGTCGCTGAACAACCTCGCCGGCACCCGCAACGAGATCACCGTGATCCTCACCGGCCTCGACATCGAGGCGAAGGCGGCGCTCTTCGAGGAACAGTTCCGGGCCGCGCTGCCCGATCCCCCCGCCGAACTGGAGTTCAACCTGGTGCGTCACGACCGCCCCGACTCCGACAACGAGGAGCAGGCCAGCGCGATGCTCCACGTCGTCGCGCGGGACGTCGACCCGGCCAAGGTGGGCCGCCGATTCTCCAACGTCGCCGTGGAACTCGCGCTCGCGACCTACCCGGGATTCACGCTCACCGGGCCGCCCGGAAACGGCTCGCCGTACGCGGTGTTTGAGCCCGGCTACGTCGATGCCCCGCTCGTCGAGCACCGGGTGATCCAGCCCGACGGCGTCAGCGTGGTGATCGATCCTTCCCCGGCACGCGCCGCGCCGACCTACGACGACGATGCGCCCGCCCCGTCGTCGAACACCGACTGGGGGACCACTCGGCGGGTGCCGCTCGGGATGGTCGCGGGCTCGCGCAGCGGCGACAAGGGCGGCAGTGCGAACGTCGGCTTGTGGGCGCGCAGCGACGACGAGTATGCGTGGCTCGACGAGTTCCTGACCACCGAGAAACTGAAGGAACTGCTGCCCGAGGCCGCGGAACTGACGGTGAAGCGGTATCGGTTGCCCAACTTGCGTGCGGTGAACTTCGTGATCGAGGGGATCCTCGGCCGGGGCGTCGCCGAACAGGTCCGGTTCGATCCGCAGGCCAAGGGTCTGGGCGAGTGGCTGCGCTCGCGTCACGTCCCCGTCCCCGAACGCTTCCTCGGCTGA
- a CDS encoding TIGR03084 family metal-binding protein: MALVDELVSALDAESESLDALVAPLAPDQWATPTPAAGWTVAHQIGHLLWTDRTSLVAVTDADAFAELLKHAWTDPTGFVDAAAEEEARRDPAELLADWRRTRGRLAGALAAVPEGAKLPWFGPPMSAPSMASARLMETWAHGLDVADALGVERAEDDRIRNVAHLGVRTRNFAYAVNELPVPEAEFRFEVTAPSGAVWTWGPEDAVDVVRAPAFDFCALVTQRRHLDDLDIELIGDDARQWASIAQAFAGPPGGGRAPSGH, encoded by the coding sequence ATGGCCCTCGTAGACGAACTCGTCTCTGCACTCGACGCCGAATCGGAGTCGCTGGACGCGCTGGTCGCGCCGCTGGCGCCCGACCAATGGGCCACCCCCACCCCGGCCGCCGGGTGGACCGTCGCTCATCAGATCGGGCACCTGCTCTGGACCGACCGGACCTCCCTGGTCGCCGTCACCGACGCCGACGCCTTCGCGGAGCTGCTGAAGCACGCGTGGACCGATCCGACGGGTTTCGTCGACGCCGCCGCCGAGGAGGAGGCCCGGCGCGACCCGGCGGAATTGCTCGCCGACTGGCGGCGTACCCGCGGGCGACTCGCCGGGGCGCTGGCGGCCGTGCCCGAGGGCGCCAAGCTGCCGTGGTTCGGCCCGCCCATGTCGGCGCCCTCGATGGCCAGCGCGCGCCTGATGGAGACCTGGGCCCACGGGCTCGACGTCGCCGACGCGCTCGGCGTCGAACGTGCCGAAGACGACCGGATCCGGAACGTCGCGCACCTGGGCGTGCGTACGCGGAACTTCGCCTACGCGGTCAACGAGCTGCCCGTCCCGGAGGCGGAGTTCCGGTTCGAGGTCACCGCGCCGTCGGGCGCGGTCTGGACCTGGGGGCCCGAGGACGCCGTCGACGTGGTGCGCGCTCCGGCGTTCGACTTCTGCGCGCTGGTCACCCAGCGCCGGCATCTCGACGACCTGGACATCGAACTGATCGGCGACGACGCGCGCCAGTGGGCCTCGATAGCCCAGGCGTTCGCCGGTCCGCCCGGCGGCGGCCGCGCCCCGTCTGGTCACTGA